A stretch of Acidovorax sp. RAC01 DNA encodes these proteins:
- a CDS encoding ATP-binding protein, producing the protein MSPTHPETPPPTSATLLAARTTARSADATAGVKNLQQLIQLRWTAVIGQVLTIEMAHYSLGLVLPVREMLLVVACLALFNVVSLLRLRMGRPVRNVELFLALLIDVAVLTVQLYLSGGTSNPFVFLYLLQITLGAVLLRGAYIWTIVAITVACFAALAEYHLPLALPQDLDQGLSSLYMLGLLVCFVLNATLVMVFITRIHRNLRERDARLAAARRRRVEEEHIVRMGLLASGAAHELGTPLSTLAVILGDWQHDKRLLGDTALREEIAEMQTQVQRCKSIVSGILLSAGETRGEASTQTTVCTFVDALAQEWRDTRSMPRFDYENHFGADTPMVSDTTLKQMVFNVLDNARDASPAWVRLSAARQDDSLRITVTDAGPGFSADMLSRLGTPYQSTKNRPGGGLGLYLVLNVARTLGGGVTARNRAEGGAEVTIDLPLAAIALRTQVT; encoded by the coding sequence ATGAGCCCCACGCACCCTGAAACCCCGCCGCCCACCTCCGCCACGCTGCTGGCGGCACGCACCACTGCCCGGTCGGCCGATGCCACTGCGGGCGTCAAGAACCTGCAGCAGCTGATCCAGCTGCGCTGGACGGCCGTGATCGGGCAGGTGCTGACCATCGAGATGGCGCACTACAGCCTGGGCCTGGTCTTGCCGGTGCGCGAGATGCTGCTGGTGGTGGCGTGCCTGGCGTTGTTCAACGTGGTCAGCCTGCTGCGCCTGCGCATGGGGCGGCCGGTGCGCAATGTGGAGCTGTTCCTGGCGCTGCTGATCGATGTGGCGGTGCTCACGGTGCAGCTGTACCTGAGCGGGGGCACCAGCAACCCGTTCGTGTTTTTGTACCTGCTGCAGATCACGCTGGGCGCGGTACTGCTGCGCGGCGCCTACATCTGGACCATCGTGGCCATCACCGTGGCCTGCTTTGCAGCGCTGGCCGAATACCACCTGCCGCTGGCGCTGCCGCAGGACCTGGACCAGGGCCTGTCGAGCCTGTACATGCTGGGCCTGCTGGTGTGCTTTGTGCTCAACGCCACGCTGGTGATGGTGTTCATCACCCGCATCCACCGCAACCTGCGCGAGCGCGACGCACGGCTGGCCGCCGCCCGCCGCCGCCGCGTGGAAGAAGAACACATTGTGCGCATGGGCCTGCTGGCATCGGGCGCCGCGCACGAGCTGGGCACGCCACTGTCCACCCTGGCGGTCATCCTGGGCGACTGGCAGCACGACAAACGCCTGCTGGGCGACACTGCGCTGCGGGAAGAGATTGCAGAAATGCAGACGCAGGTGCAGCGCTGCAAGAGCATCGTCAGCGGCATCCTGCTGTCGGCGGGCGAAACCCGCGGCGAAGCATCGACCCAGACCACCGTGTGCACCTTCGTGGATGCGCTGGCCCAGGAATGGCGCGACACGCGGTCGATGCCGCGTTTCGACTACGAGAACCACTTCGGTGCAGACACCCCCATGGTGTCTGACACCACGCTCAAGCAGATGGTTTTCAATGTGCTGGACAACGCCCGCGACGCCTCACCCGCCTGGGTGCGCCTGTCGGCAGCGCGCCAGGACGACAGCCTGCGCATTACCGTGACGGACGCCGGTCCCGGCTTTTCGGCCGACATGCTGTCGCGGCTGGGAACGCCCTATCAATCGACCAAGAACCGGCCGGGTGGCGGGCTGGGGCTGTACCTGGTGCTCAACGTGGCGCGCACCCTGGGCGGCGGCGTGACGGCGCGCAACCGCGCCGAGGGCGGCGCCGAAGTCACCATTGATTTGCCGCTGGCTGCGATTGCGTTGCGCACCCAGGTCACCTGA
- a CDS encoding response regulator transcription factor produces the protein METPEQEERLLLVVEDDEAFARTLTRSFERRGYSVLHAASLAEVEKLLEDHEPGYAVVDLKLKGEASGLACVQKLHAASADMLIVVLTGFASIATAVEAVKLGACHYLAKPSNTDDIEAAFGMKAGTTDVELTNRSSSIKTLEWEHINEVLAETEFNLSEAARRLGMHRRTLIRKLEKKQVR, from the coding sequence ATGGAAACACCCGAACAAGAAGAACGCCTGCTGCTGGTGGTGGAAGACGACGAGGCGTTTGCCCGCACGCTGACGCGGTCATTCGAGCGGCGCGGCTACAGCGTGCTGCATGCAGCCAGCCTGGCCGAGGTGGAAAAGCTGCTGGAAGACCACGAGCCCGGCTACGCCGTGGTGGACCTCAAGCTCAAGGGCGAGGCATCGGGCCTGGCCTGCGTGCAAAAGCTCCACGCGGCCAGCGCAGACATGCTCATTGTGGTGCTGACCGGCTTTGCGAGCATTGCCACCGCGGTCGAGGCCGTCAAGCTGGGCGCCTGCCACTACCTGGCCAAGCCCTCCAACACCGACGACATCGAGGCCGCCTTCGGCATGAAGGCCGGCACCACCGACGTGGAGCTGACCAACCGCTCCAGCTCCATCAAGACGCTGGAATGGGAGCACATCAACGAAGTGCTGGCCGAGACCGAGTTCAACCTCTCAGAGGCGGCCCGCCGCCTGGGCATGCACCGCCGCACACTGATCCGCAAGCTGGAGAAAAAGCAGGTTCGCTGA